The DNA window GTCGACTGCATGGCTCGGACGTCCCCGGGCAGCAAAAGAATCGGGTCTTTCGATAGCGCCCGCGGCACCGTGACGTTGACGATCGGCTTGGCCGACGCCAGCTCGTTGGCGTCTTCGCCGGCCTGCGCCATCTTCTTTTTGTGGGGGACGAACCCGATCACAAAAAGCGTGGCGAACAGGGCAACGATCAACACGACTGTAATCACGATGGCGCTGCGCGAGACCGGCGGCAGCTCGATCGCCGCTTCCGGCTCGGCGTGGCCTCGGGCTTGATCCGGCGGCGAGCCGTCGACGGGCGGCTGCCCGTTCTGTTGCTCGCGAAGAGGGGACTTCTGTTCAGCTCGCATGAGCCACCTGGGGTTGGAGTGCGGATTCGGAGTCGTGCGGTTTTGCGTAGGGGTCCTGCGGGTCGCGCAGCTCAGGCTCCACGTGGACCTTTGGCGACCGGCGTTTGAGCGCGCTGTAGACGACCGGCACGAAGAAGAGCGTGGTCACGGTTGCCAGCAGAAGTCCGCCGATGACCGCTCGGCCCAGCGGCGCGTTCTGCTCGCCGCCTTCCCCGTGCCCGACCGCCATCGGCAGCATGCCGATGATCATCGCGGCGGCGGTCATCAATACCGGCCGCAGGCGGGTCATGCCGGCCGACAGGGCGGCTTCGCGTGCGGTGATGCCTTCGCGTTCCTTGCGCAGGTCGTTGGCGAAGGTCACCATCAGGATCGAGTTCGCCGTCGCCACGCCGACCGCCATGATCGCCCCCATCAGGGCCGGCACGGAAATGGTGGTGCCGGTGGCAAACAGCATCCAGAGAATGCCCGCCGCCGCCCCCGGCAGCGCCATCAGAATGATCAGCGGGTCGAGCCAGCTCTGGAAGTTCACGACCATCAGCAGGTAGACCAGAGCGACGGCAAAGATCAGGCCGATCGCGAGCCCCTGGAACGAACTGCTCATGCTCTCGACCTGTCCACGAAGGGTAATCTTCGATCCCTTCGGTAGCTTCGATTCGTACTTCGCGGTGATCTCGCGCACGTGCTTCGCGGCACTGCCCAGGTCGGTACCGAAGACGTTCATCTGCACGTCCGACGTCCGCAGAATGTTCTGGTGGTTGATGTTGCTTGCCGTCGTCGACCGTTCCAGCGAATCCAGAATGTTGCCCAGCAATTGCGGCTCGGCCGCCGTGCCTTGGCCGTCGCCCGGCGGCTGGATGGGCATGTTCTCCAGGGCATTGATCGAATCGATGCGGTACTGCGGCGTCTGCACGATCACGTTGTAGGTGATGCCCGTCGCCGGGTTCATCCAGTAGTTCGGTGCCGCCTGCAGCGTGCCGCTCAAACTGATCAGCAGATCCTGCGCCACGTCGCGTTGCGTCAGGCCGACCTGCGCCGCTCGCGTGCGATCGACGTTCACCCTAAAGTCCGGGGCGCTGGTCACCTGTGCGATGCGCAGGTCGGTAATCCCCGGCTTGCCGCGCAGATCGTTCATGATCTGCTTGGCGATCTCGCGATTCTGCTTGTCGTTCCGCAGCGGGCCGGCGATCTCAACATTGATCGGGCTCGACAGCCCGAAGTTAAGCACCTGCGTCACGATGTCCGGCGGCTGGAAGTAGAAGACCAGCTCGGGAAACTGGCGCGGCAATTCCTTGCGAAGCAGCCGGATGTAATCTTCGGTCGGCTGGTGACCTTCTTTCAGCGAGATCAGGAACTCCCCTTCGGCCGGGCTGTTAAGTGTTCCGTCCGACAGCGCCAGGTTGATGCCGCTGTTGGGGATGCCCATGTTGTCGATGACTTCGCCCAGATCTTTGGCCGGGATGAGCTTGCGAATCGCAGCGGTCACGCGGGCGAACTGAACCTCGGTCTGTTCGATGCGCGTCCCGGCCGGTGTGCGAACGTGCAGCCGCAACTGGCCGGCGTCCACCGTGGGGAAGAAGTCCTGGCCGACGATCGGGAACAACAGAACGCAGGAGAACAGAACGATCGCCGCGAAAAACGCCGTCGACCCCAGCTTGTGGTCCAGCGTCCAGTTCAGCAGCGAGCCGTAGCGCCGGCGCATCCGCTCGAACTGGCGGTTGAACGCGAAATGCACGCGCCAGATCAGCATGTACCGGCTGATGAAGACCAGCAGCGCGATCGACAGGCCGATCGCAATTACCCACAGCGCCGCCCGCAGCGGGCTCTCGGCGATCCAGCCGGCGATCCCCTGCCAGGCGTCGGCAAGCCAGGGCAGCGAGCCGCTGACGGCCATCGACCGAAGGGCAAACATCAGGACGACCACCGCGGCGACGCCGACCATCAGGCCGATCCTGGCGGCCGGCTTGCGGAGCCATCCGCGGAATCGTTCCCAGCCTGTCGCGTCGTGTTCGCCGGTCGTGTGGTGTCGCTTGTGCTCGAGCGCGCCCGCGGCGTGCGGATCGTCGGGGTCCAGCTCGCCGCCGTACATCTCGACTTCGCTCGCGAGCAGATAGTGAACCATCGTCGGCACGAGCGTTCGGCTCAGCAGGTAGCTGGTCATCATCGCGATGACGACCGCCAGCGCCAGCGGAGTGAACAGGAATCGCGCCGCGCCGCTGATGAATGCCACCGGGACAAACACGATACAAATACACAGCGTCGCGACGAACGCCGGCACGGCGATCTGCTGGGCGCCGTCGAGAATCGCGCGGACCAGGCGTTTGCGCTGGTGCAGATTGCGGTGGATGTTCTCGATTTCCACCGTCGCGTCGTCCACCAGGATGCCCACCGCCAGCGCCATCCCACCGAGCGTCATCACGTTCAGCGTGTAACCGGCGAAGCTCAGGACGATGATCGAGACCAGGATGGATAGCGGGATCGAGATGATCACCACCAGCGTGCTCCGCCAGCTCCCCAGGAACAGCAGGATCATGAGCGCCGTCAGCCCCGCGGCGATCGCGGCCTCCATGATCACGCCCATCACGGAAGCCCGCACGAACAGCGACTGGTCGAACATCACCTCGATCTTGAGGTTGTCGCGAATCTCCGGGGCGAGCTGAGCCTGGGCGGCGGGCAGGGCCGCCTTCACCGCCGACACCACGTCCAGCGTCGAGGCGTTGCCTTGCTTCAGGACCGACATCAGCACGCTGCGTTTGCCGCCGGCGTGGACGACATTGGTCTGCACCTGGAATCCGTCGCGAACATGGGCGACATCGCGAATATAGACCACCGTGCCGCGGGTGGTCTTGATCGGCATGTCGTTGATCTGCGCCGCCACGTCGGGGCTGGAGTTCAGCCGGACGGGGTATTCCTGGTCGCCGATCTTGGCCGTGCCGGCGGGCAGGACCAGGTTCTGCGCCGAGACGGCGTTGCTCACTTCCTGGGCGCTGATGCCCCAGGCACGGAGCTTGTCGGGGTCGAGATCGACCATCACCTGCCGCTGCCGACCGCCGTAGGGGAACGGAATCAGCACGCCGGGGATGGTGATGAGTTGGGTTCGAAGCTGATTGATCGTCACGTCAAAGAGCTGCTGCTCGGGGATCGTGTCCGAGCTGATCGACAACTGCATGATCGGCACGGCACTCGCCGAGTAGCGGATCACCAGAGGCGGCTGCGTGCCGGGAGGCATTCTGCCGACGGCGGTTTGCGCGGTCGCCGTGACCTGCGACATCGCCTCTTCGATCTTCGCCCCCTTCTGGAAAAACACCTTCACCACGCCGGTGCCGTTCAGCGACTGGCTCTCGATATGGTCGATGTCGTTCACGGTCGTGACGATAAACCGCTCGAACGGCGTGACGATCCTGTTCTCCATCTCGTCCGACGACATCCCGCCGTACTGCCAGACGACCGCAACAACCGGGATATCGACATTGGGGAACACATCGGTCGGCGTACGGAAAATGGTCACCACGCCAAGGATCAAGACCAGCAGCGCAGCGACCACGAACGTGTAAGGCCGGCGAAGGGCTAATCGGACAATCCACATACAACCACTCCAGCTTCGACCAACCACTTACACTGCGACAAACCACTTACACTGCGGCAAACCAATCACACTGCGACCAACGCACCCATGCAGGCCGCGACGCCGGCAGCCTCTCAGCCGTCGGCGATCTCTTCTTCAGGCTCCATGGGACCGCCAAACAGTCCGGCGAGCAGTTCCATCGATTGGACGATGGCACCCCGTTCGGAAGCCGAGAGTTCGCGAAGGTGAGTCGCC is part of the Humisphaera borealis genome and encodes:
- a CDS encoding efflux RND transporter permease subunit, which gives rise to MWIVRLALRRPYTFVVAALLVLILGVVTIFRTPTDVFPNVDIPVVAVVWQYGGMSSDEMENRIVTPFERFIVTTVNDIDHIESQSLNGTGVVKVFFQKGAKIEEAMSQVTATAQTAVGRMPPGTQPPLVIRYSASAVPIMQLSISSDTIPEQQLFDVTINQLRTQLITIPGVLIPFPYGGRQRQVMVDLDPDKLRAWGISAQEVSNAVSAQNLVLPAGTAKIGDQEYPVRLNSSPDVAAQINDMPIKTTRGTVVYIRDVAHVRDGFQVQTNVVHAGGKRSVLMSVLKQGNASTLDVVSAVKAALPAAQAQLAPEIRDNLKIEVMFDQSLFVRASVMGVIMEAAIAAGLTALMILLFLGSWRSTLVVIISIPLSILVSIIVLSFAGYTLNVMTLGGMALAVGILVDDATVEIENIHRNLHQRKRLVRAILDGAQQIAVPAFVATLCICIVFVPVAFISGAARFLFTPLALAVVIAMMTSYLLSRTLVPTMVHYLLASEVEMYGGELDPDDPHAAGALEHKRHHTTGEHDATGWERFRGWLRKPAARIGLMVGVAAVVVLMFALRSMAVSGSLPWLADAWQGIAGWIAESPLRAALWVIAIGLSIALLVFISRYMLIWRVHFAFNRQFERMRRRYGSLLNWTLDHKLGSTAFFAAIVLFSCVLLFPIVGQDFFPTVDAGQLRLHVRTPAGTRIEQTEVQFARVTAAIRKLIPAKDLGEVIDNMGIPNSGINLALSDGTLNSPAEGEFLISLKEGHQPTEDYIRLLRKELPRQFPELVFYFQPPDIVTQVLNFGLSSPINVEIAGPLRNDKQNREIAKQIMNDLRGKPGITDLRIAQVTSAPDFRVNVDRTRAAQVGLTQRDVAQDLLISLSGTLQAAPNYWMNPATGITYNVIVQTPQYRIDSINALENMPIQPPGDGQGTAAEPQLLGNILDSLERSTTASNINHQNILRTSDVQMNVFGTDLGSAAKHVREITAKYESKLPKGSKITLRGQVESMSSSFQGLAIGLIFAVALVYLLMVVNFQSWLDPLIILMALPGAAAGILWMLFATGTTISVPALMGAIMAVGVATANSILMVTFANDLRKEREGITAREAALSAGMTRLRPVLMTAAAMIIGMLPMAVGHGEGGEQNAPLGRAVIGGLLLATVTTLFFVPVVYSALKRRSPKVHVEPELRDPQDPYAKPHDSESALQPQVAHAS